The following are encoded in a window of Gemmatimonadota bacterium genomic DNA:
- a CDS encoding M20/M25/M40 family metallo-hydrolase encodes MTPTLVRFRILAAVLLATLLPGAAPAQTFPTADPVIRAMWEQGMGSGSQVEPLAQALMDSIGPRLMGSPAYDAAGDWLISRYREWGVQAEKRPYGTWTGWERGITHVDLLAPRVRSLQAMMLAWSPGTDGPVEGEVVDIPASVASGADLERWLPEVRGKFVLLTFPEPTCRPDESWEEWATEASFATMRAGRDSARTAFAVRMRGLGADLPARLEAAGAAGVLTNRWSAGWGADKIFSSLTERVPSLHVSCEDYTLLYRMAERDQAPRIRVDAQARSLGDVPAFNVVATIPGRELPNEYVLLSAHLDSWDGASGATDNGTGTIMMLEAMRILKATYPNPRRTLLVGHWGGEEQGLVGSGAFAADHPDVVGNLQAAFNQDNGTWRIDFIRMQGFTGAGAHFGRWLSAVPDEITEHIELDIPGVPETGGSDHMSFICVPAAGFRLQSSYPDYRQYTWHTNLDTYDKVVFDDLRNNATLAAMLAYQASEDPERVPVDQRVLPTDERTGRPGTWPQCRPPRRSAGG; translated from the coding sequence ATGACACCGACCCTCGTTCGCTTCCGCATCCTCGCCGCGGTGCTGCTGGCGACCCTGCTGCCCGGCGCGGCGCCGGCCCAGACCTTCCCCACGGCCGATCCCGTGATCCGCGCCATGTGGGAGCAGGGGATGGGTTCGGGCTCCCAGGTCGAGCCCCTGGCGCAGGCCCTGATGGACTCCATCGGTCCCCGGCTGATGGGATCGCCCGCGTACGACGCCGCCGGAGACTGGCTGATCTCGCGCTACCGGGAGTGGGGCGTGCAGGCGGAGAAGCGTCCGTACGGGACGTGGACCGGATGGGAACGCGGCATCACCCACGTGGATCTGCTGGCGCCGCGGGTGCGGAGCCTCCAGGCCATGATGCTGGCCTGGTCCCCCGGGACGGACGGCCCCGTGGAGGGGGAGGTCGTGGATATCCCCGCCTCCGTGGCGTCGGGCGCCGACCTGGAGCGCTGGCTTCCCGAGGTGCGAGGCAAGTTCGTGCTACTGACGTTCCCGGAGCCCACGTGCCGGCCGGACGAGAGCTGGGAGGAGTGGGCCACGGAAGCGTCCTTCGCCACGATGCGCGCTGGGCGCGACTCGGCCCGCACCGCCTTCGCGGTGCGCATGCGGGGGCTGGGGGCCGATCTCCCGGCCCGCCTGGAGGCCGCCGGGGCAGCGGGCGTGCTCACGAACCGGTGGTCGGCCGGATGGGGTGCGGACAAGATCTTCTCGTCGCTGACGGAACGCGTCCCCTCGCTGCACGTGAGTTGCGAGGACTACACGCTGCTCTACCGCATGGCGGAGCGGGATCAGGCGCCGCGCATCCGGGTCGACGCGCAGGCCCGCAGCCTCGGTGACGTCCCCGCGTTCAACGTCGTGGCCACGATCCCGGGTCGGGAGTTGCCGAACGAGTACGTGCTGTTGTCGGCCCACCTCGACTCGTGGGACGGGGCGTCGGGAGCCACCGACAACGGGACCGGCACCATCATGATGCTGGAGGCCATGCGCATCCTGAAGGCCACCTATCCGAACCCGCGTCGGACCCTCCTGGTCGGACACTGGGGCGGGGAGGAGCAGGGCCTGGTGGGGTCGGGGGCCTTTGCCGCCGATCATCCCGACGTGGTGGGCAACCTCCAGGCGGCCTTCAACCAGGACAACGGGACCTGGCGCATCGACTTCATCCGCATGCAGGGCTTCACGGGCGCGGGGGCCCACTTCGGCCGCTGGCTCAGCGCGGTGCCGGACGAGATCACCGAGCACATCGAGCTGGACATCCCGGGCGTGCCAGAGACGGGGGGCAGCGACCACATGAGCTTCATCTGCGTGCCGGCCGCGGGCTTCCGCCTGCAGTCCAGCTATCCCGACTACCGGCAATACACCTGGCACACCAACCTGGACACCTACGACAAGGTGGTCTTCGACGACCTGCGCAACAACGCGACGTTGGCCGCCATGCTGGCGTACCAGGCGTCCGAGGATCCCGAGCGCGTGCCCGTGGATCAGCGTGTGCTGCCCACCGACGAGCGTACCGGGCGACCGGGGACGTGGCCGCAGTGCCGTCCTCCACGCCGCAGCGCCGGCGGCTGA
- a CDS encoding DUF5706 domain-containing protein — protein MGSQRGVETMFRTSYQSHLNLSSMADNKANIMISINGIMISVVIASISPKIDSNPWLLVPTGVLLLGCAISMVYAILAARPRVTHRRVSLEDVESNRSNILFFGNFVGMPEEEFVSGLRSLLENTDRLYTNMMRDIYGLGQVLQRKYTLLRTSYTAFMVALILSVLLFLGVYMGVVGEVGAVGTGSVVP, from the coding sequence ATGGGGTCGCAGCGCGGCGTGGAGACGATGTTCCGGACGTCGTACCAGTCGCACCTGAACCTCAGCTCGATGGCGGACAACAAGGCCAACATCATGATCTCGATCAACGGCATCATGATCTCGGTCGTCATCGCCTCCATCTCACCCAAGATCGACTCCAATCCCTGGCTCCTGGTGCCCACCGGCGTGCTGCTGCTGGGGTGCGCGATCTCCATGGTGTACGCCATCCTCGCGGCGCGGCCCCGTGTCACGCACCGGCGCGTGAGCCTGGAGGACGTGGAGTCCAACCGGTCCAACATCCTCTTCTTCGGAAATTTCGTGGGCATGCCCGAAGAGGAGTTCGTGTCGGGGCTCCGCTCCTTGCTCGAGAACACCGACCGGCTCTACACCAACATGATGCGCGACATCTACGGCCTCGGTCAGGTCCTGCAGCGCAAGTACACGCTGCTGCGGACGTCGTACACGGCCTTCATGGTGGCGCTCATCCTGAGCGTCCTGCTGTTCCTGGGTGTGTACATGGGGGTGGTGGGGGAGGTCGGAGCGGTCGGCACCGGATCGGTGGTGCCGTGA
- a CDS encoding response regulator transcription factor, with the protein MLVVEDETDIAALIAYELTRAGYRVETATTGRDALRAVEREVPDLIVLDRMLPEVSGDEVLRQVRSDASLGTLPVLMLTAKKEQEDRIQGLELGVDDYLTKPFSPRELVLRVQAILRRIREPAVDTGVRILRTGPLALNLSSHQVAYEGKELSVTPTEFRLLKALMERPGKTQSRRQLLQRAWDLDAAISDRIQTRTVDMHVRRLRAKLGAAGDWIETVRGFGYRFRVPPGR; encoded by the coding sequence GTGCTCGTGGTCGAAGACGAGACGGACATCGCCGCCCTCATCGCCTACGAGCTGACGAGGGCCGGCTACCGCGTGGAGACCGCGACCACGGGCCGCGACGCCCTGCGGGCGGTCGAGCGGGAGGTGCCGGACCTGATCGTCCTGGACCGGATGCTCCCGGAGGTCTCGGGGGACGAGGTCCTGCGCCAGGTGCGCAGCGACGCCTCGCTCGGCACGCTCCCGGTGCTCATGCTCACGGCCAAGAAGGAGCAGGAGGACCGGATCCAGGGCCTCGAGCTGGGGGTCGACGACTACCTGACCAAGCCGTTCAGCCCCCGCGAGCTGGTCCTGCGCGTGCAGGCCATCCTGCGGCGGATCCGGGAGCCCGCGGTGGACACCGGCGTGCGCATCCTGCGCACGGGCCCGTTGGCGCTCAACCTGAGCTCGCACCAGGTCGCCTACGAGGGGAAGGAGCTCTCCGTGACCCCCACGGAGTTCCGCCTGCTGAAGGCGCTGATGGAACGGCCCGGCAAGACGCAGTCGCGCCGGCAGCTCCTGCAGCGCGCCTGGGACCTGGACGCCGCGATCTCCGACCGCATCCAGACCCGCACGGTGGACATGCACGTGCGCCGGCTGCGCGCGAAGCTGGGGGCTGCCGGAGACTGGATCGAGACCGTCCGCGGGTTCGGCTACCGCTTCCGGGTGCCGCCGGGCCGCTGA
- a CDS encoding MBL fold metallo-hydrolase, with the protein MIVTLWGTRGTFPVPGAETLRHGGDTSCLSVEWGRNVLVVDVGTGARRLGAELKGRDVDLSILLTHIHGDHVLGLPFFAPLWERDRTIVIFDADTEEGPWSPLALLDGRHFPVRAAALPAYARRIAGDPMPHLNGLGLPIRRQRCNHPGRTYGYRIGVPGRDVVFMPDNELGSSAEGHIPFEAFVRFANGAAVLAHDAQFTADEIHRRGGWGHSSIEQAVALAEAAGVGKLVLVHHDPWRTDDQLDALTAAAAQRTRIPVEAGRDGMRLELGED; encoded by the coding sequence GTGATCGTCACCCTCTGGGGCACGCGGGGCACCTTTCCGGTCCCCGGCGCCGAGACGCTCCGTCACGGGGGCGACACCTCGTGTCTCTCCGTGGAGTGGGGCCGCAACGTCCTGGTCGTCGACGTGGGCACGGGCGCGCGACGCCTCGGCGCGGAGTTGAAGGGACGCGACGTGGACCTGAGCATCCTGCTCACCCACATCCATGGCGATCACGTGCTGGGGCTGCCGTTCTTCGCGCCCCTGTGGGAACGCGACCGCACCATCGTGATCTTCGACGCGGATACGGAGGAGGGACCCTGGAGCCCGCTGGCCCTGCTGGACGGGCGCCACTTCCCCGTGCGCGCCGCGGCGCTGCCGGCCTACGCCCGCCGGATCGCGGGGGATCCGATGCCCCACCTGAACGGGCTGGGGCTCCCCATCCGGCGACAACGCTGCAACCATCCGGGCCGGACGTACGGCTACCGGATCGGCGTTCCCGGCCGGGACGTCGTCTTCATGCCCGACAACGAGCTGGGCTCGAGCGCCGAGGGCCACATCCCGTTCGAGGCCTTCGTGCGCTTCGCGAACGGAGCCGCCGTGCTCGCGCACGACGCCCAGTTCACGGCGGACGAGATCCACCGACGCGGTGGCTGGGGACACAGCTCGATCGAGCAGGCGGTCGCGCTCGCGGAGGCGGCCGGGGTGGGCAAGCTCGTGCTGGTCCACCACGACCCCTGGCGCACGGACGATCAGCTGGACGCGCTCACCGCCGCCGCTGCACAGCGTACACGCATCCCGGTCGAGGCGGGCCGCGACGGGATGCGCTTGGAGCTGGGCGAGGACTGA
- a CDS encoding fibronectin type III domain-containing protein, producing MFSIRRMKILAFGLAAAVAIGACDDSGTDPDPQPPAAPGGVTATLSGADVTVSWSASSGATSYRVQRRQVGGGAFADVAASVTGTSYTDTGVAAGNTYQYQVIAVNADGASPASALAEIAVPAENRTAILNGTISGTRQLSADTTYTLQGIVTVEDGGILRIPAGTLLLGDAAVQPTALIVRTGGQIFAEGTETNPIVFTSSRPAGQRVAGDWGGVVINGLSQCNFPADECVGEGSSGQYGGTDLADNSGVFKYVRIEYAGFEVSFGNELNALTLNGVGSGTELHHVQTHDGLDDGFEWFGGTVDATHLIATDISDDSFDYSTGWSGNGQFWIALQNPDDADTGFEVDGNEDDFDAQPFTNPNVWNVTLVGKGVGGQGGTAGESTIGMLLRRGTGGTVMCAIVTGFGTAGLDVDNPETVGRLTVGSSILFSNANDLSTDSDGFQATVWNAGAGNQIADPGLADPFDRDAPDFRPAATGPAATGCPAPPANSGLETVDYIGAVDPAATTPWYMAAWTRWGDPNAG from the coding sequence ATGTTCAGCATCAGACGCATGAAGATCCTGGCCTTCGGGCTCGCGGCGGCCGTGGCCATCGGCGCCTGCGACGACAGCGGCACCGATCCGGATCCGCAGCCGCCCGCCGCCCCCGGCGGCGTGACGGCCACGCTGTCCGGAGCGGACGTGACCGTGAGCTGGAGCGCGTCGAGCGGCGCCACCTCCTACCGTGTACAGCGCCGGCAGGTGGGCGGCGGCGCGTTCGCAGACGTGGCCGCCAGCGTGACCGGCACGAGCTACACCGACACGGGCGTCGCGGCTGGCAACACCTACCAGTACCAGGTGATCGCCGTGAACGCGGATGGTGCGTCGCCGGCGAGCGCGCTGGCGGAGATCGCGGTCCCCGCGGAGAACCGTACGGCCATCCTGAACGGCACCATCTCGGGGACGCGTCAGCTCTCCGCGGACACGACCTACACGCTGCAGGGCATCGTCACGGTCGAGGACGGCGGCATCCTGCGCATCCCCGCCGGCACCCTGCTCCTGGGCGACGCGGCCGTGCAGCCCACGGCGCTCATCGTCCGGACGGGTGGGCAGATCTTCGCGGAAGGAACCGAGACCAACCCCATCGTCTTCACCAGCTCGCGACCCGCCGGTCAGCGGGTGGCCGGGGACTGGGGCGGCGTGGTGATCAACGGGCTGTCGCAGTGCAACTTCCCGGCCGACGAGTGCGTGGGTGAGGGCAGCTCCGGCCAGTACGGCGGAACCGACCTGGCGGACAACTCGGGCGTCTTCAAGTACGTGCGGATCGAATACGCGGGCTTCGAGGTGAGCTTCGGGAACGAGCTGAACGCGCTGACGCTGAACGGTGTCGGCAGCGGCACGGAGCTGCACCATGTGCAGACGCACGACGGCCTCGACGACGGCTTCGAGTGGTTCGGCGGCACGGTCGACGCGACCCACCTGATCGCCACCGACATCTCGGACGATTCGTTCGACTACTCGACCGGGTGGTCCGGCAACGGCCAGTTCTGGATCGCGCTGCAGAACCCCGACGACGCCGACACCGGCTTCGAGGTGGACGGCAACGAGGACGACTTCGACGCGCAGCCGTTCACCAACCCGAACGTCTGGAACGTCACGCTGGTCGGGAAGGGCGTGGGCGGTCAGGGCGGCACGGCCGGTGAGTCGACGATCGGGATGCTCCTGCGGCGCGGCACGGGCGGCACCGTCATGTGCGCGATCGTCACCGGGTTCGGCACGGCCGGCCTGGATGTCGACAATCCCGAGACCGTCGGTCGTCTGACCGTCGGCTCCAGCATCCTGTTCAGCAACGCCAACGACCTCTCCACGGACAGCGACGGCTTCCAGGCCACGGTCTGGAACGCGGGCGCCGGCAACCAGATTGCCGACCCCGGCCTGGCGGACCCGTTCGATCGCGACGCTCCGGACTTCCGTCCGGCGGCGACCGGTCCGGCGGCCACGGGCTGCCCGGCCCCGCCCGCGAACAGCGGCCTGGAGACGGTGGACTACATCGGTGCGGTCGATCCGGCCGCCACCACCCCCTGGTACATGGCGGCCTGGACCCGCTGGGGGGATCCGAACGCGGGTTGA